A single region of the Actinoplanes sp. SE50/110 genome encodes:
- a CDS encoding alpha-N-arabinofuranosidase, with the protein MLRARVALNPGAVVAPVNRRTFGSFVEHLGRCVYTGIYEPGHPGADEDGFRTDVLALARELGVTTIRYPGGNFVSGYRWEDGVGPRDQRPRRRDLAWRSIETNEVGIDEFARWARKADVEIMYAVNLGTRGVQEALDVHEYVNHPEGTALSEQRRANGAEKPYGIRIWCLGNELDGPWQIGHKAAQEYGLLAAATARALKSAEPDLELVVCGSSSSTMPTFGAWESTVLEHAYDVVEYVSCHAYYEEHDGDLGSFLASAVDMDHFVNSIVATADAVGARLKSTRKINLSFDEWNVWYLSRFQNAPLPNEWEVAPRVIEDRYNVADAVVVGNLLISLLRHSDRVTAACQAQLVNVIAPIMTEPGGPAWRQTIFHPFARTAALAKGEVLETRVDSPTYQTARYGEADLVDAVATHDPATGDVTLFVVNRSQDGPVELTVDLAAFGAGLAVGESVTLADDDVRAVNTRDDPERVTLHPTAGITVDGTTVTVPLPRVSWTALRLSR; encoded by the coding sequence ATGCTCCGTGCGCGTGTCGCATTGAATCCGGGCGCCGTCGTGGCCCCGGTCAACCGCCGGACCTTCGGCTCGTTCGTCGAACACCTGGGCCGCTGCGTCTACACCGGCATCTACGAGCCCGGCCACCCCGGCGCCGACGAGGACGGCTTCCGCACCGACGTGCTGGCGCTGGCCCGCGAGCTGGGCGTCACCACGATCCGCTACCCGGGCGGCAACTTCGTCTCCGGCTACCGCTGGGAGGACGGCGTCGGCCCGCGCGATCAGCGACCCCGCCGCCGTGACCTCGCCTGGCGCAGCATCGAGACCAACGAGGTCGGCATCGACGAGTTCGCCCGCTGGGCGCGGAAGGCCGACGTCGAGATCATGTACGCGGTCAACCTCGGCACCCGCGGCGTCCAGGAGGCGCTCGACGTGCACGAATACGTCAACCACCCGGAGGGCACCGCGCTCTCCGAGCAGCGTCGCGCGAACGGGGCGGAGAAGCCGTACGGCATCAGGATCTGGTGTCTCGGCAATGAGCTCGACGGGCCCTGGCAGATCGGGCACAAGGCCGCACAGGAGTACGGGCTGCTGGCCGCCGCCACGGCGCGGGCCCTCAAATCCGCCGAACCGGACCTCGAACTCGTCGTGTGCGGCAGCTCCAGCTCGACCATGCCGACCTTCGGCGCCTGGGAGTCGACGGTCCTGGAGCACGCGTACGACGTGGTGGAATACGTCTCCTGCCACGCCTACTACGAGGAGCACGACGGCGACCTGGGCTCCTTCCTGGCCAGCGCGGTCGACATGGACCACTTCGTGAACAGCATCGTGGCCACCGCCGACGCGGTCGGCGCCCGGCTGAAGAGCACCAGGAAGATCAACCTGTCGTTCGACGAGTGGAACGTCTGGTACCTCTCCCGGTTCCAGAACGCGCCGCTGCCGAACGAGTGGGAGGTCGCCCCGCGGGTCATCGAGGACCGGTACAACGTGGCCGACGCGGTGGTGGTCGGCAACCTGCTGATCTCGCTGCTCCGGCACAGCGACCGGGTGACCGCGGCCTGCCAGGCCCAGCTGGTCAACGTGATCGCCCCGATCATGACCGAGCCCGGCGGCCCGGCCTGGCGGCAGACCATCTTCCACCCGTTCGCCCGCACCGCGGCGCTGGCCAAGGGCGAGGTGCTGGAGACCCGGGTGGACAGCCCGACCTATCAGACCGCCAGATACGGCGAGGCCGACCTGGTCGACGCGGTGGCGACCCACGACCCGGCGACCGGCGACGTGACGCTGTTCGTGGTCAACCGGTCGCAGGACGGGCCGGTCGAGCTGACCGTGGACCTCGCCGCCTTCGGCGCCGGGCTCGCGGTCGGCGAGTCGGTCACTCTCGCCGACGACGATGTACGGGCGGTCAACACCCGCGACGACCCGGAGCGGGTGACCCTGCACCCGACCGCCGGCATCACCGTGGACGGCACTACGGTGACCGTCCCGCTGCCGCGAGTGTCCTGGACGGCGCTGCGCCTGAGCCGCTGA
- a CDS encoding LacI family DNA-binding transcriptional regulator: MRREVTLRDVAELAGVSSRTVSNVVNGYANVTERTRSRVQRAVEELGYRPNVLARNLAQGRSGQIALVVPYLDTPYFSELLQSVLRAARARGYNVLIDQTDGDPEHERAFIAHGSRRLLFDGVIFSPLGLDQQALADHDPHLPLVVLGERSSDGTFDHVGIDDVAASRQATEHLLDLGRRRLAAIGDQPYASGEAAQLRTRGFREAHTARGLAAREDLIIGTPRFNRRDGAQAMAHLLDRADPPDAVFCYSDLVALGAIHTLVGRGLRVPEDVAVIGYDDIEDGAYANPSVTTISPDKEMIATTAVERLLLRIDSPTPPPALELRAPHKLIIRESTAGRTRQTGQPAGSPRT, translated from the coding sequence TTGCGTCGAGAAGTCACGCTACGTGACGTGGCGGAGCTGGCCGGGGTTTCCAGCCGAACCGTCTCCAACGTGGTCAATGGGTATGCGAACGTCACCGAACGGACCCGGTCCCGGGTGCAGCGCGCCGTCGAGGAACTCGGATACCGGCCCAACGTGCTCGCCCGCAACCTGGCCCAGGGGCGGTCCGGGCAGATCGCACTGGTCGTGCCGTACCTGGACACACCGTACTTCTCCGAGCTGCTGCAGAGCGTGTTGCGGGCGGCCCGGGCGCGCGGCTACAACGTGCTGATCGACCAGACCGACGGCGATCCGGAACACGAGCGCGCGTTCATCGCCCACGGCTCCCGCCGGCTGCTCTTCGACGGCGTCATCTTCAGCCCACTCGGCCTCGACCAGCAGGCGCTCGCCGACCACGACCCGCACCTTCCGCTGGTCGTCCTCGGCGAACGCAGCAGCGACGGCACCTTCGACCACGTCGGCATCGACGACGTGGCCGCCTCCCGCCAGGCCACCGAACACCTGCTCGACCTCGGCCGGCGGCGGCTCGCCGCGATCGGCGACCAGCCCTACGCCAGCGGCGAGGCGGCCCAGCTGCGCACCCGCGGCTTCCGCGAGGCACACACCGCGCGCGGGCTGGCCGCCCGCGAAGACCTGATCATCGGCACGCCCCGGTTCAACCGCAGGGACGGCGCCCAGGCGATGGCCCATCTGCTCGACCGGGCCGACCCACCGGACGCCGTCTTCTGCTACTCCGACCTGGTGGCGCTCGGGGCGATCCACACGCTGGTGGGGCGCGGGCTGCGGGTGCCGGAGGACGTCGCGGTGATCGGCTACGACGACATCGAGGACGGCGCCTACGCCAACCCGTCGGTCACCACCATCTCCCCGGACAAGGAGATGATCGCGACCACCGCCGTCGAACGCCTGCTGCTACGGATCGACAGCCCGACCCCGCCGCCGGCCCTGGAGCTGCGCGCCCCGCACAAGCTGATCATCCGGGAGAGCACCGCCGGTCGTACTCGTCAGACCGGGCAGCCGGCCGGGAGCCCGCGAACGTGA
- the ligD gene encoding non-homologous end-joining DNA ligase, whose amino-acid sequence MAGKATVIEVGDHDVRVSNPDRVYFPELGATKLDLVEYYLAVSDGIVRALRERPCMLHRFPDGLAGEKVHQKRVPNGAPPWLETVRVTFPRYHRYADELCVTKPADVIWAVQMSTVEFHPWNSRRADTECPDEWRIDLDPMPDCPFDTVRRVAPIVREVLDELGIAGYPKTSGGRGLHIYVRIEPRWGFSDVRRAALAFAREVERRAPRDVTTTWWRKDRDPSALFIDYNQNARDHTIASAYSVRGVPEATVSTPITWDEIAGVQPREFTIRTVPARFAELGDLHATIDDVHHRLDTLLEWADRDEQAGLETPEEPEGT is encoded by the coding sequence ATGGCCGGTAAAGCCACCGTCATCGAAGTCGGCGACCACGACGTCCGGGTCTCCAACCCGGACCGGGTCTACTTCCCGGAGCTCGGCGCCACCAAGCTCGACCTGGTCGAGTACTACCTGGCGGTGAGCGACGGGATCGTCCGCGCGCTGCGTGAGCGCCCCTGCATGCTGCACCGCTTCCCGGACGGCCTGGCCGGGGAGAAGGTGCACCAGAAACGGGTGCCGAACGGCGCACCGCCCTGGCTGGAGACGGTCCGGGTGACATTCCCCCGCTACCACCGGTACGCCGACGAGCTGTGCGTGACCAAGCCGGCCGACGTGATCTGGGCGGTCCAGATGTCCACCGTGGAGTTCCACCCGTGGAACTCCCGGCGGGCGGACACCGAGTGCCCGGACGAGTGGCGCATCGATCTGGACCCCATGCCGGACTGCCCGTTCGACACGGTCCGCCGGGTCGCCCCGATCGTCCGCGAGGTTCTCGACGAGCTCGGCATCGCGGGCTACCCGAAGACGTCCGGCGGCCGGGGCCTGCACATCTACGTCCGGATCGAGCCGCGGTGGGGCTTCTCCGACGTACGCCGCGCCGCGCTGGCCTTCGCCCGCGAGGTCGAGCGCCGCGCCCCGCGGGACGTCACCACCACCTGGTGGCGCAAGGACCGCGACCCGTCGGCGCTGTTCATCGACTACAACCAGAACGCCCGCGACCACACCATCGCCAGCGCCTACTCGGTCCGCGGCGTCCCGGAGGCCACCGTCTCCACCCCGATCACCTGGGACGAGATCGCCGGCGTCCAGCCGCGCGAGTTCACCATCCGCACCGTCCCGGCCCGCTTCGCCGAGCTCGGCGACCTGCACGCCACCATCGACGACGTCCACCACCGTCTGGACACCCTGCTGGAGTGGGCCGACCGTGACGAACAGGCCGGCCTGGAAACTCCCGAGGAACCGGAGGGAACCTGA
- a CDS encoding acyl-CoA dehydrogenase — MNSRVLSRRDLDFLLYEWLDVTSLTARERFADHSRETFDAFLDVSQQIAERDFAPHNRKSDLNEPTFDGERVTIIPEVGHALRVFAESGLLGATMDAEHGGLQLPHVVQRACFLWFQAANTATSAYAMLTGGNAHLLLAHGTQEQIRRYVHPMIEGRYTGTMCLSEPQAGSSLSDVSTRAVRQEDGLYRLTGGKMWISGGDHELSENIIHLVLARVAGAPPGVKGLSLFIVPKKLDSGERNGVTLAGLNHKMGYRGTTNTVLAFDDALGELVGEEGRGLQYMFHMMNEARIGVGSGAVALGYTGYLHALAYARERQQGRPVTAKDPAAPPVPIIDHADVRRMLLAGKTYVEGGLALVLYAAKLLDEPSPEHSLLLDVLTPIVKAWPSQWCRLADDLAIQVHGGYGYTREYPVEQFYRDNRLNSIHEGTDGIQALDLLGRKVTMHGGAGLTLLLDRIRAVAAASPADLGDPVRKACDRLAATTAKLWADPATALANATAYLDAAGHLVIAWMWLEQLAAAGDRPGDFYAGKRLAARYFVTHELPRIGPMLDLLDSGDTLLLDLEDAWLG; from the coding sequence ATGAATTCTAGGGTGCTGTCCCGGCGTGATCTCGACTTCCTGCTCTACGAATGGCTCGACGTCACGTCGCTGACCGCCCGGGAGCGGTTCGCGGATCACTCCCGGGAGACGTTCGACGCGTTCCTCGACGTGTCGCAGCAGATCGCCGAGCGCGACTTCGCCCCGCACAACCGCAAGAGCGACCTGAACGAGCCGACCTTCGACGGTGAGCGCGTGACGATCATCCCGGAGGTCGGCCACGCGCTGCGGGTGTTCGCCGAGTCCGGGCTGCTCGGCGCGACCATGGACGCCGAGCACGGCGGGCTGCAGCTGCCGCACGTGGTGCAGCGCGCCTGCTTCCTCTGGTTCCAGGCGGCGAACACCGCCACCTCCGCGTACGCGATGCTCACCGGCGGCAACGCGCACCTGCTGCTCGCGCACGGCACGCAGGAGCAGATCCGGCGGTACGTGCACCCGATGATCGAGGGGCGCTACACCGGCACGATGTGCCTCTCCGAGCCGCAGGCCGGTTCGTCCCTCAGCGACGTCAGCACCAGGGCCGTACGACAGGAAGACGGCCTCTATCGGTTGACCGGCGGCAAGATGTGGATCTCCGGCGGCGATCACGAGCTCAGCGAGAACATCATCCACCTGGTGTTGGCCCGGGTCGCCGGCGCGCCGCCCGGGGTCAAGGGCCTGTCGCTGTTCATCGTGCCGAAGAAGCTGGACAGCGGCGAGCGCAACGGGGTGACGCTGGCCGGGCTCAACCACAAGATGGGTTACCGCGGGACCACCAACACCGTGCTGGCCTTCGACGATGCGCTCGGTGAGCTGGTCGGCGAGGAGGGTCGCGGCCTGCAGTACATGTTCCACATGATGAACGAGGCGCGGATCGGGGTCGGCTCCGGCGCGGTCGCTCTGGGCTACACCGGCTATCTGCACGCCCTCGCCTACGCCCGGGAGCGGCAGCAGGGGCGGCCGGTCACCGCGAAGGACCCGGCCGCGCCGCCGGTCCCGATCATCGACCACGCGGATGTACGCCGGATGCTGCTGGCCGGCAAGACCTACGTCGAGGGCGGTCTGGCGCTGGTCCTGTACGCCGCGAAACTGCTGGACGAGCCGTCCCCGGAGCACAGCCTGCTGCTCGACGTGCTGACCCCGATCGTCAAGGCGTGGCCCTCGCAGTGGTGCCGGCTCGCCGACGACCTGGCGATCCAGGTGCACGGCGGCTACGGCTACACCCGGGAGTACCCGGTCGAGCAGTTCTACCGGGACAACCGGCTGAACTCGATCCACGAGGGCACCGACGGCATCCAGGCGCTCGACCTGCTCGGCCGCAAGGTCACCATGCACGGCGGCGCCGGCCTCACCCTGCTGCTCGACCGGATCCGCGCGGTCGCCGCCGCGTCGCCCGCCGACCTCGGTGACCCGGTGCGGAAAGCCTGCGACCGGCTCGCCGCGACCACCGCGAAGCTCTGGGCCGATCCGGCGACCGCGCTGGCCAACGCCACCGCCTACCTGGACGCCGCCGGCCACCTGGTGATCGCCTGGATGTGGCTCGAACAGCTGGCGGCGGCCGGGGACCGGCCGGGCGACTTCTACGCCGGCAAGCGGCTCGCCGCGAGATACTTCGTCACCCACGAGCTGCCCCGGATCGGCCCGATGCTGGACCTGCTGGATTCGGGCGACACGCTGCTTCTCGACCTTGAGGACGCCTGGTTGGGTTAG
- a CDS encoding sensor domain-containing diguanylate cyclase has product MRVRNWIAVVVSVLLLAAAGGIAIVVNRSALNAADAVHRADSTELGTNNATLTGQLQLLSAQELAQVLAEHVFRLSAGDPADQALLVAAAIKSSTFQYGMMLTDANFRPLTASRSSGMPPVTAAGWAPLIKQFKAGRQVGFSSVMTVDRIPLAAVAVPIVVSGAIVGFLVGFNQVAATSLQHYTEQLADESHRTDVVDTAGTIAASSEQGTVGKRIDDAIIDALGHPGTRFVEYRSGSVPMISVLVGGLPSGYTYVRTQTKSSFDGAVHRRSQTVNFTLLAMLLIGVVGISVLGYRTQIQRRRADERFQALFQHAPDIVTVIDRDGRMIFTSPSSAAILGFEPGLLTGHSVFDMVHPDDQSAMREKLTALVADPAGVLRLQCRVRAATGHYRWFDFTASNQMANPALNGVVINARDISENRAFQERLAHEAQHDPLTGLPNRRRMQDALSSTLRRDPVAVLFVDLDGFKPVNDAYGHEAGDELLRQVADRLSGCIRAGDVLARVGGDEFVVLMPGVLGPNDVAAMANRVRAVVEMPFRIAGRHITIGASVGVHLAGPAEDPDSALRAADHAMYEIKRSGGSRALREALASVGRHRAPDEG; this is encoded by the coding sequence ATGCGGGTACGGAACTGGATCGCGGTGGTGGTCAGCGTGCTGCTGCTGGCGGCCGCCGGCGGTATCGCGATCGTGGTGAACCGTTCGGCGCTGAACGCCGCCGACGCGGTGCATCGCGCTGACAGCACCGAGCTGGGCACCAACAACGCCACCCTGACCGGGCAGCTTCAGCTGCTGTCCGCCCAGGAGCTGGCCCAGGTGCTGGCCGAGCACGTGTTCCGGCTGAGCGCCGGCGATCCGGCGGACCAGGCCCTGCTGGTCGCGGCGGCGATCAAGAGCAGCACCTTCCAGTACGGGATGATGCTCACCGACGCGAACTTCCGGCCGCTCACCGCCAGCCGCAGCTCCGGCATGCCGCCGGTCACCGCCGCCGGCTGGGCGCCGCTGATCAAGCAGTTCAAGGCCGGCCGGCAGGTCGGCTTCTCCTCGGTGATGACCGTGGACAGGATCCCGCTGGCCGCGGTGGCGGTGCCGATCGTGGTCAGCGGCGCGATCGTCGGATTCCTGGTCGGCTTCAACCAGGTGGCCGCCACCTCGCTGCAGCACTACACCGAGCAGCTGGCCGACGAGAGCCACCGGACGGACGTGGTGGACACCGCCGGCACGATCGCCGCGAGCAGCGAGCAGGGCACGGTCGGGAAACGGATCGACGATGCGATCATCGACGCGCTGGGCCACCCCGGCACCCGGTTCGTGGAGTACCGGTCCGGGTCGGTGCCGATGATCTCGGTCCTGGTGGGCGGCCTGCCGAGCGGGTACACCTACGTCCGTACGCAGACCAAGTCGTCGTTCGACGGTGCGGTGCACCGGCGCAGTCAGACGGTCAATTTCACCCTGCTCGCCATGCTGCTGATCGGTGTGGTCGGCATCTCGGTGCTCGGTTACCGCACCCAGATCCAGCGGCGCCGGGCCGACGAGCGGTTCCAGGCACTGTTCCAGCACGCCCCGGACATCGTCACGGTGATCGACCGGGACGGCCGGATGATCTTCACGAGTCCCAGTTCGGCGGCGATCCTCGGTTTCGAGCCGGGCCTGCTGACCGGGCACAGCGTCTTCGACATGGTGCATCCCGACGATCAGTCGGCGATGCGCGAGAAGCTGACGGCGCTGGTCGCCGACCCGGCCGGGGTACTGCGCCTGCAGTGCCGGGTGCGGGCGGCCACCGGGCACTACCGATGGTTCGATTTCACCGCCTCGAACCAGATGGCCAACCCGGCCCTGAACGGCGTGGTGATCAACGCACGGGACATCTCGGAGAACCGGGCGTTCCAGGAGCGGCTGGCGCACGAGGCGCAGCACGACCCGCTGACCGGCCTGCCGAACCGGCGCCGGATGCAGGACGCGCTCAGCTCCACGCTGCGCCGCGACCCGGTGGCCGTGCTCTTCGTCGACCTGGACGGGTTCAAGCCGGTCAACGACGCGTACGGGCACGAGGCCGGCGACGAGTTGCTGCGTCAGGTGGCCGATCGGCTCAGCGGCTGCATCCGGGCCGGGGACGTGCTGGCCCGGGTCGGCGGGGACGAGTTCGTGGTGCTGATGCCCGGCGTGCTGGGCCCGAACGACGTGGCCGCGATGGCGAACCGGGTGCGGGCCGTGGTGGAGATGCCGTTCCGGATCGCCGGCCGGCACATCACCATCGGCGCCAGCGTCGGGGTGCACCTGGCCGGTCCCGCGGAGGATCCGGATTCCGCGCTGCGCGCCGCCGACCACGCTATGTACGAGATCAAGCGGTCCGGCGGGAGCCGTGCCCTGCGGGAGGCGCTGGCGAGTGTCGGGAGGCACCGCGCGCCCGACGAAGGTTAG
- a CDS encoding alpha/beta-hydrolase family protein: protein MQVSPASLRARIPRPRRPAVPFAAIPVPNPRRIIRAPLSLTGAGLAAVFFSLAFTPSLLPRTGILQGVVAGITAAMGYALGTAIGALIRLRFRFSPRVVRIWWRVLAVLLLPMIATCLVLGVRWQRELRMRLGMAPAQEYDIVRTVGASLLTFGLLLLIARALRLATHGCAQVFRLIVPDRAAYCAGTVVVAVLSYGAFDGLLVAHLFAVADRSAAVINSGTGNGVHVPASALRSGSSQSLVGWDTLGRQGRNFVASAPSRQELTDFVGRPAQEPIRLYAGLASAGTMRDRADLIVREMDRTGAFQRSVVALFTPTGTGWVDNKVTQSLEYMYAGDTALVSMQYSYLPSWIAFLGDRSEVVDAASALITAVRARWSTLPADHRPRLLLFGESLGTYGIEATYGDAAGLVNGADGVLMEGPTFANPIHRRLTRDRAGRSPVWDPVYPSLPVGFADTAEELRDQAGVRPRVVYLQNSSDPIVWWNWSLLWKRPPWLRGDRGPDVMPSMHWFPWVTFWQTTCDLVFANQAPTGHGHVYKSGTVDGWATVAPPPGWTVADTVRLRAKLGN, encoded by the coding sequence ATGCAGGTTTCACCCGCGTCGCTGAGAGCTCGCATCCCGCGGCCCCGCCGGCCCGCCGTACCGTTCGCGGCGATCCCCGTCCCGAACCCCCGGCGGATCATCCGGGCCCCGCTCAGCCTCACCGGCGCCGGGCTGGCCGCCGTCTTCTTCAGCCTCGCCTTCACCCCGTCCCTGCTCCCCCGCACCGGCATCCTGCAGGGCGTCGTCGCCGGGATCACCGCGGCGATGGGGTACGCACTGGGCACCGCGATCGGCGCGCTGATCCGCCTCCGCTTCCGGTTCTCCCCCCGCGTCGTGCGGATCTGGTGGCGGGTGCTGGCCGTGCTGCTGCTCCCGATGATCGCCACCTGCCTGGTGCTCGGCGTGCGCTGGCAGCGCGAGTTGCGGATGCGGCTGGGCATGGCCCCGGCCCAGGAGTACGACATCGTCCGCACCGTCGGCGCCAGCCTGCTCACCTTCGGGCTGCTTCTGCTGATCGCCCGCGCCCTGCGGCTGGCCACCCACGGCTGCGCCCAGGTGTTCCGGCTGATCGTGCCGGACCGTGCCGCCTACTGCGCCGGCACCGTGGTGGTCGCCGTGCTCAGCTACGGCGCGTTCGACGGCCTGCTGGTCGCCCACCTGTTCGCGGTCGCCGACCGGTCCGCCGCCGTGATCAACAGCGGGACCGGCAACGGGGTGCACGTGCCCGCCTCGGCGCTGCGCTCCGGCAGCTCGCAATCCCTGGTCGGCTGGGACACCCTCGGCCGGCAGGGCCGCAACTTCGTCGCCAGCGCCCCCAGCCGGCAGGAGCTCACCGATTTCGTGGGCCGGCCCGCACAGGAACCGATCCGGTTGTACGCCGGGCTCGCCTCCGCCGGCACCATGCGTGACCGGGCCGACCTGATCGTCCGCGAGATGGACCGGACCGGCGCCTTCCAGCGCTCGGTGGTGGCGCTGTTCACCCCGACCGGCACCGGATGGGTCGACAACAAGGTGACCCAGTCGCTGGAATACATGTACGCCGGCGACACCGCCCTGGTCTCCATGCAGTACTCGTACCTGCCCAGCTGGATCGCCTTCCTCGGCGACCGCTCCGAGGTGGTCGACGCGGCGTCCGCCCTGATCACCGCGGTACGGGCGCGCTGGTCGACGCTGCCCGCCGACCACCGGCCCCGGCTGCTGCTGTTCGGTGAGAGCCTCGGCACATACGGGATCGAGGCCACCTACGGCGACGCGGCCGGCCTGGTGAACGGGGCGGACGGGGTGCTGATGGAGGGGCCCACCTTCGCCAACCCGATCCACCGGCGGCTCACCCGGGACCGGGCCGGCAGGTCGCCGGTGTGGGACCCGGTGTACCCGTCGCTGCCGGTCGGCTTCGCGGACACCGCGGAGGAACTCCGGGACCAGGCGGGCGTCCGGCCTCGGGTGGTGTACCTGCAGAACTCGTCCGACCCGATCGTCTGGTGGAACTGGAGCCTGCTCTGGAAGCGGCCGCCGTGGCTCCGCGGCGACCGGGGGCCGGACGTGATGCCGTCCATGCACTGGTTCCCGTGGGTGACGTTCTGGCAGACGACGTGCGACCTGGTCTTCGCCAACCAGGCGCCGACCGGACACGGGCACGTCTACAAGTCGGGGACGGTGGACGGATGGGCGACGGTCGCCCCGCCGCCGGGCTGGACCGTGGCCGACACCGTCCGCCTGCGCGCCAAACTCGGCAACTAG
- a CDS encoding oxidoreductase has product MTFKRSLSIVLAVVAALATPQPASAAPASWKLTPTGTTARFRGLAPVSATVAWVAGSAGTILRTVDGGRTWISVGPADAAALQFRDIEAFDARHAVALTIGTGTDSRIYTTADGGHTWTRSFQNEDAAAFYDCLTFLDRRHGLALSDPVGGRFRILATGDGGRTWSVLPDTGMPAAQDGEFAFAASGTCLVSAGGRAYFATGGGATSRVFSSRDLGRTWQVTTTGIPSGPSAGIYGLAFRDSRNGPSSGDSGNGLAVGGDYTAPAAAPAGAAFTRNGRAWTTATTPPGEYRSGVAWAAGPIALAVGPTGSDISWNAGVTWHRFDTGSFDAVACTRLACWASGEQGRVARLSF; this is encoded by the coding sequence ATGACGTTCAAACGAAGCCTGTCGATCGTTCTGGCTGTCGTCGCGGCGCTCGCCACTCCCCAGCCGGCCTCCGCCGCCCCCGCCTCCTGGAAACTCACCCCGACCGGGACGACGGCGCGGTTCCGCGGTCTGGCCCCGGTCAGCGCCACCGTCGCCTGGGTGGCCGGCAGCGCCGGAACCATTCTGCGCACCGTCGACGGCGGCCGCACGTGGATCTCGGTCGGCCCGGCCGACGCCGCCGCCCTGCAGTTCCGCGACATCGAGGCGTTCGACGCCCGGCACGCGGTCGCCCTGACCATCGGCACCGGCACCGACTCGCGCATCTACACCACCGCGGACGGCGGCCACACCTGGACCCGCTCGTTCCAGAACGAGGACGCCGCCGCCTTCTACGACTGCCTCACCTTCCTCGACCGCCGCCACGGCCTGGCCCTGTCCGATCCGGTCGGCGGCAGGTTCCGGATCCTCGCCACCGGCGACGGCGGCCGCACCTGGTCGGTCCTCCCGGACACCGGAATGCCGGCCGCGCAGGACGGCGAGTTCGCCTTCGCCGCCAGCGGCACCTGCCTGGTCTCGGCCGGCGGGCGCGCCTACTTCGCCACCGGCGGCGGCGCGACCTCCCGGGTGTTCAGCTCCCGGGACCTCGGCCGGACGTGGCAGGTGACCACCACCGGGATCCCGAGCGGTCCCAGCGCCGGAATCTACGGGCTCGCCTTCCGCGACTCCCGCAACGGCCCCTCCTCGGGCGACTCCGGCAACGGGCTGGCCGTGGGAGGTGACTACACCGCTCCCGCCGCGGCCCCGGCCGGAGCCGCCTTCACCCGCAACGGCCGTGCCTGGACGACCGCCACCACCCCGCCCGGCGAATACCGCTCCGGCGTCGCCTGGGCCGCCGGGCCGATCGCCCTCGCCGTCGGCCCCACCGGCAGCGACATCTCCTGGAACGCCGGGGTCACCTGGCACCGATTCGACACCGGCAGCTTCGACGCGGTCGCCTGCACCCGGCTGGCCTGCTGGGCCTCCGGCGAACAGGGCCGCGTCGCCCGTCTCTCCTTCTAG
- a CDS encoding response regulator transcription factor, translating to MRVVLAEDHALLRDGLTRLLTAHGCAVVIAVDNGPALLPALVEHRPDVAVVDVRLPPTFTDEGLQAAIAARGVLPGMPVLVLSQHVEPLYARELLSDRSGGVGYLLKDRVSHVAQFVDAVRRVASGGTVMDPEVVHQLLVRRRSPLSALTAREREVLGQMAEGRSNGAIAARLFIGEKAVSKHINNIFTKLDLPPSDDDNRRVLAVLTYLNP from the coding sequence TTGCGTGTTGTCCTCGCCGAAGATCACGCCCTCCTCCGGGACGGGCTGACCCGCCTGCTGACCGCGCACGGCTGTGCGGTGGTGATCGCTGTCGACAATGGACCGGCGCTGCTGCCGGCCCTGGTCGAGCACCGACCGGACGTGGCCGTGGTCGACGTGCGGTTGCCGCCGACCTTCACCGACGAGGGCCTGCAGGCGGCGATCGCGGCCCGCGGCGTGCTGCCCGGCATGCCGGTGCTGGTGCTCAGCCAGCACGTCGAGCCGCTGTACGCCCGCGAGTTGCTCTCCGACCGCAGCGGCGGGGTCGGCTATCTGCTCAAGGACCGCGTCTCGCACGTCGCCCAGTTCGTCGACGCGGTCCGCCGGGTGGCCTCCGGCGGCACCGTCATGGACCCGGAGGTCGTCCACCAGCTTCTGGTCCGCCGCCGGTCTCCGCTGTCCGCCCTGACCGCCCGGGAACGCGAGGTCCTCGGGCAGATGGCCGAGGGCCGCTCGAACGGCGCGATCGCCGCCAGACTCTTCATCGGGGAGAAGGCGGTCAGCAAACACATCAACAACATCTTCACCAAGCTCGACCTGCCGCCGTCGGACGACGACAACCGCCGGGTCCTCGCCGTCCTCACCTACCTGAACCCCTAG